The DNA segment TTCACGGTTTCTCTTGGCTATATGGTTCATCCGGGGGAGAGATCGAGCTTCAAGAAATAGTGAATGGTCTTATCAATACACAAATGTATAACTCCCCAGGAATTTCAATTGCGCTTATATTCATCACTGTAGGAATTGGGTTCAAGCTTTCCCCAGCCCCTTCTCATCAATGGACTCCTGACGTATACGAAGGAGTGCGGTTCGTTCGATAAATTCCTACCTCTCTATCTCTGAGATGTTTGGATTTTTCAAAACTCCATGGACATGCAGAAGAGAAATGCTATCCCCACTCGGACCAAGACATAACTTTTACTTGTTCAAATAACAATTAAGGTGAAGCAGGGTCAGGAACAACGAATCTCTTTATGCTAAAGAGATTCATTTTGCAAGTTCGTTATTACGGGTAGTTCCTACAAAGGATCGGACTAATGACGTATACAATACTTGAATTCTCGATGTAGATGCTACATAGTTGGTTCTCATCCTTCAGAGACTACGAGTGTAATAGGAGCATCCGTCGACAAAAGGATCACCCTAAGATGATCATCTCATGGCTATTGAGAACGAATCAAATCAGATGGTTCTATTTCTCAATCTTTCTGACTTGCTCCTACGGAACCAAGGTCGAAAAGATTGAGAGTCATTCACAACCACTGATGAAGGATTCCTCGAAAAGTTAAGGATTAGTAATCCTTTTTAGAAATCGAATGGATTCGGTCTTATACATACGCGAGGAAGGTAATCAAAAAAGAAAGAAGATGAGTTCTTCTTTCTTTTATCACTTAGGAGCCGTGCGAGATGAAAGTCTCATGCACGGTTTTGAATGAGAGAAAGAAGTGAGGAATCCTCTTTTCGACTCTGACTCTCCCACTCCAGTTGTTGCTTTTCTTTCTGTTACTTCGAAAGTAGCTGCTTCAGCTTCAGCCACTCGAATTTTTGATATTCCTTTTTATTTCTCATCAAACGAATGGCATCTTCTTCTGGAAATCCTAGCTATTCTTAGCATGATATTGGGGAATCTCATTGCTATTACTCAAACAAGCATGAAACGTATGCTTGCGTATTCGTCCATAGGTCAAATTGGATATGTAATTATTGGAATAATTGTTGGAGACTCAAATGGTGGATATGCAAGCATGATAACTTATATGCTGTTCTATATCTCCATGAATCTAGGAACTTTTGCTTGCATTGTATCATTTGGTCTACGTACCGGAACTGATAACATTCGAGATTATGCAGGATTATACACAAAGGATCCTTTTTTGGCTCTCTCTTTAGCCCTATGTCTCTTATCCTTAGGAGGTCTTCCTCCACTAGCAGGTTTTTTCGGAAAACTTCATTTATTCTGGTGTGGATGGCAGGCAGGCCTATATTTCTTGGTTTCAATAGGACTCCTTACGAGCGTTGTTTCTATCTACTATTATCTAAAAATAATCAAGTTATTAATGACTGGACGAAACCAAGAAATAACCCCTCACGTGCGAAATTATAGAAGATCCCCTTTAAGATCAAACAATTCCATCGAATTGAGTATGATTGTATGTGTGATAGCATCTACTATACCAGGAATATCAATGAACCCGATTATTGAAATTGCTCAGGATACCCTTTTTTAGCTTCTAGAATCTATTTCTTAGTTCAAGATCCCTCTTACTAACTGGAATCAAAGAATTTGTAGATCTGTTCCGCCCAAAATGGGAATGGGCTAGGGTTATGAACTTATAATCTATAATCTGATGATCGAGTCGATTCCATGATTATAAGTTCATTCCATACCGGACCAGACCGGAATAGGGTTATATACATTCTAATTATGAGAAGGGGTCATTCGAGCGTATCTAAATAGGTACTATGTTTACATATGGATCCCTACGTCGTTACATTCCATTTAGGATTAGGAATAGGCGTAATCGGACCTGCTTTTTACATATCTCTCGTTATTTGGGATGGGACCCTATTCACCTCACCTCTTTGGGCTTCTATTGAATCGAGAAATCGGTTTGATTGTCCATCTTTTTGATATAATAATATATATTTTTGATATAATATATATAAGGCATCCTCCGGATAATTCAAATCGAAGCAATTGGATGTCCGACTCGGGCCTATATGACATGACTGATCAATAGAAATACTCTAACACTCCACCTTTGTCATATATTCCATACATCGCACTGGATAGGTATCATATTCATGGAATACGATTCACTTTCAAGATGCCTTGGTGGTGAAATGGTAGACACGCGAGACTCAAAATCTCGTGCTAAAGAGCGTGGAGGTTCGAGTCCTCTTCAAGGCATAATATTGAATATTGAGAATGCTCATTGACTTGGAATAAGTTCGGCAGCGGATCACGAAATCTTGGTGATCTTCTCTATCTAATGAATGGGGAGTCTGCTTTGAAATCGTCCGCCCTGCACCCACCCCCCGAGTATATGCTTCAACAGGAATCACACAAGGGTAGATTGATACAATAGAAACCTCTGGTAAAATGCCCACCCGTAATCCAGCAGATAAAGTACATTACATAGTCCGTTTTAGGGATTGGCGACTTACCCATTCAGTGACTTTGGCACTGGACGTTCCAAAAATGGGTACTATCGGGTCGGGTGAATTGAATTCAATAATAGACGCCTGTTGGCATTCCAGCCTTCCTTCTCCTTTCAGGGCCTATCCGAAAGAGAATCCAGTACTTCTTGGTCGTGAATATCTGAATAGGACGAACCGCCCCGTGGATATCTTTGCTTCGGAACAAAACAATTCGAATTAGTCGGTCAACTGGAATGTGTATTATCCATATAGGGGATCTTTGAATTGAGAAGATCCGTCGACCTGAGACGAAGAGAAATGTCTATCTATTTTATTTAGTTATTCAGTTAAACCAATGAGTCGTTATTGTAGCAGATAGCAACAACCATTTCATCCGACATGCGTATTTTTTATTTTCCAATGGATTTACATCTTTCATTAATGGAAATTTTTTGATGTAGTGAGTAATAGCTCTGGTTGTTCGCTGTTCAAGAATTCTTGTTTAGGCAGTTCATACCATCCATACATAATGTTTTGATCTAAGATTTCAATTCTTCCATGTTTCAGCAGTAGTTAGTATATTGTTCCATGGAGCTAAGGTCCAAAATATGGAAGAAACAGGTGTTTCCACGACTCTACCGCCCAGTCAATTCTGTTCCACTTAATCCCTGTTTCATGGCCACATATCTTTCCGGCTAAGGAATGGGAAACCTTTCTCTTGTTACATGAATCCAATTTTCATTTCATCCGGGAAAAGCCATCTTTTTCTCAACAATGTCTTTGTCATTTGATCCAATAGCGTTCCGTTAGATAGGAACAGCTTTGATAAATACTGATAACTCTCGGATGGAGTATTAGAACGAAAAAATCCATTAGATAATGAACTATTGGTTCTAAGCCATCTCTGGCGATGAATTAACAATTCGAAGTACCTTTCTTGCGTATTCTTGATAAACCAGCGTTTATATATAGATGTAGGAAGATCCGTTTGGGAAGTAAGAAGCCCCTTTGACATCTCTTCATCTGCAAAGAATTCTCGATGTGAAAACACAGGCTGATCTTTGAATAGGAAAAAGAGTGGATCCGCAGGGTCCCAAATGAATTGGCTTATTCGAAAAAAGCCTTGTTCTTTGGAAGATCTATCTCGTGTCTGGTACTGCATGGTTCCACTCTGCAAGAACTCCGAATCATTCTCTTGAAGCCCATCCTCTTCATCATAAATGATCCGCTTGCCCCGAAATGACCTGACCCAATAGGGAAATCCCAATTCATTGGGCCTTTCGATACAATCAAATAGAAAGCCCCAAGGGCGCCATATTCTAGGAGCCCAAACTATGTGATTGAATAAATCCTCCTCTATCCGTTGCGGGTCGAGGACTCCTTCCCCTTCTTCAAACTCCGATTCGTATTGTTCATAGAGAAATCTCTGATCAACGATAGAACAAGATCCATTTTGCATCATATCTAAGGGATTCCTTGGTTCGGGCCGAAGAAGCAATGTCACTCGATCATTATCAAACTGACTGCAATCTTTTTCTGTCCGTGAGGATCCCACCGGAGCGCCTTCTGCTTCTAATAGGCCATGAACTAGATCAGAATCATTCTCAACGAGTCCATAAGAAGTGATCCCATTTTTTTCATCGGGTCGGGGTAGAGACCAAAGGTCTTGAGCGACCGATCCGGCAGAACAACTCAAAAGATAAAGAAGTATCGTTAATTTCTTCATGCTCGTTCCAAGTTCGAAGTACCATTTGTACAAATAAGAATCCCCTTCGTTACATGATTTCTTCTTCATATAGATAGATATAGGATCTATGGAGCAATTACTTAGAAGTACATTTTGTGCAACAGCCCTTCCTATCTGATAGAAAAGGATCCCATGATCCTGAACCGATCTTACTTGGGATCGCAAATCCCAAGTTTGTCTATGAAGAGCAGATCTAATTATATTAGTGTCTATAATTGATTTCTTCTGTGTAATACTAATCGATAGGGCCTCATTGGTAAGTGCTACAAGATCTCGTACATTGGAACCCATGGTTATGGACCCGAATCCATTAGTATGGAACATTTTCTTTTCCAAGTGAAATCCCCTAGTATATGAAAGAGTGAAAAAGTGCTTTCGTTGTTGTGGAATAAGAAGCCTTCGTATCTTAATGCATGTATTTAATTTATTCGGAGCTATTAGAGCGGGATCCACTTTTTGGGGAATATGAGTCGAAGCAATAACAAGAATATTTCTAGTGGAACATCTTTCACAATCCCTGGAGAGATAGTTCACTAATAGACCGAGGGATAAGTAATTCGACTCATTCACATCCAGATCATGAATGTTTGGAATCCATATTATGCAAGGAGACATTGCTTTTGCTAATTCGAATTGAAGGGTGATATAAAATCGGTCTATTTCCGGCATCATATCCATAGTTAGCGCATTCATCATAGTTAGAAGCGCCAGCTCCGTATCAAAGTCACGGTCGTCACTATCATCAATATCGTCGCTATCATCAATATCGTCACTATCATCAACAAGAAAACCCTTGGGCTTGTTAGCCAGGAACTTGTTCAGAAATACTGTAATGAAAGGAACATAGGAGTTTGTCGCTAGGTATTTGACCAAATAGGATCGTCCAGTTCCTATAGAACCTATCACTAAAATACCCCTAGAGAGGGATAGGGCTAAGCGGAGCGAAAAGGGTTTTCCATGAGATGGGAAATGAAAACTATTAGCCCCACAGGAGGTTTGTGAATAAGTGATTGTCTGATAATGAGCAAGGAATATCCGTCTTTCTGCTAAACAGGATGTATTGAACTCATAATTCATTAGATACTTTTTATGAATGTCAACTAAGTATCGTAAGTAAATTGCTCCCGGTTGTTCAATCATTTGATAACCAGAATCATTCTTTGATAAATGATCACTATGAGTCAGACTCAATAGAATTTGATCAATCCTTTTTTCTGTCGTTAAGGTGGAGAACTGAACCAAGAATTCTCTTTCTTTATCATCAATCGAATCACTGTTCGAGACCCAGGATTCTATTTTATCATCAATCCAATCACCGTTCACGTTTTTTCTTTTTCTTATCAATGAATGGATCTCTTTACTTGTATGACTTAGATGTCTCGTATTTCTCGAAAAAGCGATTCGATTGATGGGATTTGGTATGATACTTATGAAATCGATGATATCGATGAGATTGATATTCAAATATTTCTTCTTAGAACGTATTGATTTGACCCCATAAGCGGGACCACCACCCCATAGCATGTTGCCGCCAGAAGCCCGTATTTCTTCTAGAGAATCTCCTAATTGTTCCCGAGCAACTAGAAAGAGATTCTTTAACCAGAAAGAATTCAGTTCAGATGTAGGATACCTATCCAGAAGTTTTCGCAACTCAATCATGTATGATGGAATCATCAAAGATTTGACCCTTTCGAACTCTGTCTGTAACTCACTATAGGCTCGAGAAACAAAGAGAAGATGTGTACGAACGAGATATCCAGCAACAAGAAGAAGGAAAAGGATTGAATAGAGGAACTCCCGAACATTTGGCGATCTCAGATGTGTCGATATCAATGGTGACTCATTATTTCGATGAATCATTTCTTCGGACAGAAGAAGATTATGTAAACACTTACTCGAAATATCACTTATCAGATTCCATTGTGGAAGACACAATTTTTTCTGAAGAATTCGCCATGATATATCTGATCCATGCATAATATCATGAAAAATGGATACAAATTTTTGGCTGCTACTTAGTATCGGCAATAGGTCTGAAAAAGTATCTAAAAATATCAAATTTAGATATTTGTATCCTGTCGAAGTAAGGAACCATGGCATATATGTTTGGAATATATTCCATTTTGAGAGAGTTGAAAAAGCACTATCTCGTTGAAAGGTTCTATACATCCGCCCTTTCTCAAGGCATTTCTTTAGACAAAGACCCCGTTTTTTCCTCTTTTCGGATGGTAAATATTTCTCAGAACATGGAGTGTGAATCAAACCCATGTTTGAATTGAAATTGAGATACTGATGCAAGTTCTTCCCTTCTGAATCAGACAGATTCATATCTGAAAGAGGTTGACAATAAGTTCTTTCAAAATTGACTATCTGTCCCTCTGTTAGAAGTGTTCCAGAAATGTCTGCGATCGAGTAAATAGCTCTACGAACGAATGGATCGGATCGAATTGGAAAATGTAAAGATTTGTACAAGTTATCCCTTTCGTCACCATTTTGTGGAAAATCGTTAGGTATGAATATGTTAGACACCTGTAACTCGATTGGTGAAATAGTATCTCTCTCCAAAAAAGCATATTTTTTTTTACCGCCGCACAAAGAAAATATTTTGTTGCGAATGAACAAGATATTGAGGAATTGTCCATACGTAAAATCATAATTATTGATACGAGCCTTTTCCACATAAAAAGGGAATCCTTTGTTACAATAGAAGCAGAAGTGATGTGGATTATTCAAGAATCGAAGTCGATTTGCTTTATAAAAAGAAGATATCAATGAACTTCTATGAAATGGTTTCACGGGATTCAGCCAATTGTCTTGATCGTGGGATATCATTGAGAAATAGGAATCCATGTTATCAAAAGATTTCCTGCGATTATTTCTAGTATGGAATGAGTCAATCATCCACTTTGGTATCTTATTGAACAAAAATGGTGATATTGTTCCTCCATTGATCAAGAATTTTGATTTTTGGGAAGTATCATGATCATCCAATAAGAAGGGTTTCAATTTTTTCAAATGAACGATTTGAAGACCTATTGATTCTAACAACTGATTGCAGAGTTGATCATTCGGACCTTTCAATTCATAGATGTGGATCTCGGACCTATGAATGGGGATATTCCCAAAACTCACAAAGAAAAAAGGAAGTGAGTTAGACAAAAAGAGAAGAAACTTGGACAAAAAAAGAAGTAACTTGGACAAAAAGAAAGGAAGTGACTTAGACAAATCTTTTTTGTCGATAACCTCAGACCAATCAAAATCAATATCAATCGAATATTGATTAATACGTAATCGATCGAACACTACTTGAAAATGAAAACGGCTCTTCTGCTCAGAAATGAAATGTTCCAAATGTTCCTGTAAATTCTTGCTCCCATTGGACCATTTGTATCTATATGCATTAGGATCCCGATTCATGGATCTCTCGGTTCGAGAAATAAAAATAAGAGGATCGAACCATTTCTTCTGACTCTTTTTCAAATTTGATAAATGTTGGTTGATCGTATATTTCATTATAGTTCTATGATTCAGAGTATCATTTCCTATTTGATCCCTTTGAATTCCATATTCGAAGTTGCGATCGGATCTATTCATTAAAAAGAATCGATTCAATACATTTCTTATGTACCCATAGGTGCTATATTGGATTTGAATCAGATTTCGGATCAATCTATATTGATTGACTGCCTCCATTATGTTGTTGCTAGCAAATACCACTATTTTTGATTTTGGATCTTCCAAATCATTCCCGCAGGAGGTCCGGACCCATTTTTTTCTGATCCTTCGATAAAAAGATTCATTCTCTTCATAAAAAATAGGAGGTAGAACCAATAAAGATTTCTTTTTCGATTCATCCCTGGAGTTGAATACCTCATTCAAGAATTGTTTTTGATCCAATCCAATAGAAAAGGCAAATCCCTTATGATACACCAGATCCGGCTCGGTTATTGATAGAGTGAATAGATCTGCCATTTCTTTAAATCTCTCTTCTGATTCAAAATCGTGGTGTAACGTGTATCCCCCCCTGTTCCGGTCATGGAATAGATGAAATAAATCAAAAAATGGATTTTTGTTCAAGAATGAAATCTTATTGGAACTGTCCATATCCAATTCATCCTTCGGAACCATATCACATCCCGGATCTGATGAAATAGGATGAATTGAGACGGTATTTTGTAAATACGTAATTATCTTGAATATATTAACTATTTCTTTATTTTCCGATCGCCTGGAAGGGACAAAAGAAACATCTTGTTCTTTCTTCAACAATTTCTGATCTCTAGTGGACCTCTCAGTAGGATTCGAACCCAGATGAAGTTCTGACCATCTGTCAGAGAAAAAAGAACGAATGGATCTTGTAGGATTCCCAAGAAATTCTTCGATTTCTTCCGGAAGCAGATGCTTATTCATCTGCTTCTCACGTTCCGTGAATAGCCGGGACATTGAGGAATATCCAGAAAGGCATTTAGGGAATCGGTCTGATTCTATCTCTGTTCGTTCCGTTTGAAGAAAAGAAGGATCCCAAAGAATCGATCTTTCTTTTAGTTGTTGAATCTCTCTTTGATTGATCAATGTGTGATATTCTGAATCCTCATTACTAATGGAATCGAAATGATCTCTGGATTGATCAGAGGATCCTTTCAATTGGCTAGAATCCGTTACTTGAACGAAACTAGATCTTGTGGAATCATATTGAATATTTGACGATGCATTCCGTACCTTGCTAAAAAACCGATCCTTGTTTAACAACCACACATTGTCTAACCAATTCTCTCTCGATATGTTCCTCAAAAAATCCGATTCGTGCGGATTCTTCCCCCAACTAAAGAAGAGATCTTGGCGGAATTGCCGCATATGAAATTGAGCACAATTTTGCATAGCCCACTTGTTTCTCGAGAAGAGATGGGAAACATGCTCAATTTCATTTGATTGAATAGTTGACCCAGCTCCTTGTTGTTTGAAGAAACCCTCCGCTTCCATTGGTATTTTTTCACGAAAAGCAAACATGAGATAACAAATCCAGTCTTTCACTAAGATTTCGAATAGCTGTCCCGAATTCAAGTTGATTATGTTTCGCCTCTTCCTCGGAGAAAGACGATCAAACAATTCCCAATCATGGTCCTTGCGGATCGGATCATCCATATAATATACAAAAAGAAACTCCAGATATTTGATATCTTTCTCTTTGAATGAGATCTCAATTCCAGCGACGGTTTCATTAGATATCTTACAACTAGAAGCCCTCTTTTTTCCGATCCAGTTCCTCCACCACCGCGAACCCCAGTTAGATTCAGGCATGATACACTTTTTAGTTATTGGGAGAACCCAAGTACTCTCTTTCGGATCCAGGAAACAGCTCTCAGAGATCTTTTTTCCTTTTGGAAGATACAGGAGCGAAACAATCAACCTATTGATATTGGAAGACCCAAAAGATTCTTCCAATGTATCATTTCTGGGTCCAATGAAATTCATAGGTATAGGAAGAAGCCCTGTCAAATAGAGATTTTTTCTTTCGACCATCTTTCGATTGTTAATACGATATATAAGGACCGCTACTACAAATAGTACTACACCCTTGATCGTGAAATATCGATTGCTTGTTGAACCCTGTAAATGTGAATTGCGTGAAAGTAGGATACTCCAAATTCGGGAGTCCAAGAGTTTTATAAAACGTTCTTGATGGAAAAAAATGTGAATAAAAGATCCCACTGAATTGAATTTGGTCCATGAATCTAAGAAATAGTGAGAATTCTGGATCTCTCTCAATATCTCTCTCAATTCGAAAATCCAGGATTTGAATTGATGTCCTTTCATTGAGTCCTCCTAAATTGCATTGATTTATCCTAAAGATTTCATTTCAATTGGAATTTGGTTATTCACCATGTACGAGGATCCCCGCTAAGCATCCATGGCTGAATGGTTAAAGCGCCCAACTCATAATTGGCGAATTCGTAGGTTCAATTCCTACTGGATGCACGCCAATGGGACCCTCCAATAAGTCTATTGGAATTGGCTCTGTATCAATGGAATCTCATCATCCATACATAACGAATTGGTGTGGTATATTCATATCATAACATATGAACAGTAAGAACTAGCATTCTTATTGAGACTAGAACTCATAGGGAAGAAAATAGATTTATGGATGGAATCAAATATGCAGTATTTACAGACAAAAGTATTCGGTTATTGGGGAAAAATCAATATACTTCTAATGTCGAATCAGGATCA comes from the Malus domestica cultivar Red Delicious-ww chloroplast, complete genome genome and includes:
- the ndhB gene encoding NADH dehydrogenase subunit B, translated to MIWHVQNENFILDSTRIFMKAFHLLLFDGSFIFPECILIFGLILLLMIDSTSDQKDIPWLYFISSTSLVMSITALLFRWREEPTISFSGNFQTNNFNEIFQFLILLCSTLCIPLSVEYIECTEMAITEFLLFVLTATLGGMFLCGANDLITIFVAPECFSLCSYLLSGYTKKDVRSNEATTKYLLMGGASSSILVHGFSWLYGSSGGEIELQEIVNGLINTQMYNSPGISIALIFITVGIGFKLSPAPSHQWTPDVYEGSPTPVVAFLSVTSKVAASASATRIFDIPFYFSSNEWHLLLEILAILSMILGNLIAITQTSMKRMLAYSSIGQIGYVIIGIIVGDSNGGYASMITYMLFYISMNLGTFACIVSFGLRTGTDNIRDYAGLYTKDPFLALSLALCLLSLGGLPPLAGFFGKLHLFWCGWQAGLYFLVSIGLLTSVVSIYYYLKIIKLLMTGRNQEITPHVRNYRRSPLRSNNSIELSMIVCVIASTIPGISMNPIIEIAQDTLF
- the ycf2 gene encoding Ycf2 protein, whose amino-acid sequence is MKGHQFKSWIFELREILREIQNSHYFLDSWTKFNSVGSFIHIFFHQERFIKLLDSRIWSILLSRNSHLQGSTSNRYFTIKGVVLFVVAVLIYRINNRKMVERKNLYLTGLLPIPMNFIGPRNDTLEESFGSSNINRLIVSLLYLPKGKKISESCFLDPKESTWVLPITKKCIMPESNWGSRWWRNWIGKKRASSCKISNETVAGIEISFKEKDIKYLEFLFVYYMDDPIRKDHDWELFDRLSPRKRRNIINLNSGQLFEILVKDWICYLMFAFREKIPMEAEGFFKQQGAGSTIQSNEIEHVSHLFSRNKWAMQNCAQFHMRQFRQDLFFSWGKNPHESDFLRNISRENWLDNVWLLNKDRFFSKVRNASSNIQYDSTRSSFVQVTDSSQLKGSSDQSRDHFDSISNEDSEYHTLINQREIQQLKERSILWDPSFLQTERTEIESDRFPKCLSGYSSMSRLFTEREKQMNKHLLPEEIEEFLGNPTRSIRSFFSDRWSELHLGSNPTERSTRDQKLLKKEQDVSFVPSRRSENKEIVNIFKIITYLQNTVSIHPISSDPGCDMVPKDELDMDSSNKISFLNKNPFFDLFHLFHDRNRGGYTLHHDFESEERFKEMADLFTLSITEPDLVYHKGFAFSIGLDQKQFLNEVFNSRDESKKKSLLVLPPIFYEENESFYRRIRKKWVRTSCGNDLEDPKSKIVVFASNNIMEAVNQYRLIRNLIQIQYSTYGYIRNVLNRFFLMNRSDRNFEYGIQRDQIGNDTLNHRTIMKYTINQHLSNLKKSQKKWFDPLIFISRTERSMNRDPNAYRYKWSNGSKNLQEHLEHFISEQKSRFHFQVVFDRLRINQYSIDIDFDWSEVIDKKDLSKSLPFFLSKLLLFLSKFLLFLSNSLPFFFVSFGNIPIHRSEIHIYELKGPNDQLCNQLLESIGLQIVHLKKLKPFLLDDHDTSQKSKFLINGGTISPFLFNKIPKWMIDSFHTRNNRRKSFDNMDSYFSMISHDQDNWLNPVKPFHRSSLISSFYKANRLRFLNNPHHFCFYCNKGFPFYVEKARINNYDFTYGQFLNILFIRNKIFSLCGGKKKYAFLERDTISPIELQVSNIFIPNDFPQNGDERDNLYKSLHFPIRSDPFVRRAIYSIADISGTLLTEGQIVNFERTYCQPLSDMNLSDSEGKNLHQYLNFNSNMGLIHTPCSEKYLPSEKRKKRGLCLKKCLEKGRMYRTFQRDSAFSTLSKWNIFQTYMPWFLTSTGYKYLNLIFLDTFSDLLPILSSSQKFVSIFHDIMHGSDISWRILQKKLCLPQWNLISDISSKCLHNLLLSEEMIHRNNESPLISTHLRSPNVREFLYSILFLLLVAGYLVRTHLLFVSRAYSELQTEFERVKSLMIPSYMIELRKLLDRYPTSELNSFWLKNLFLVAREQLGDSLEEIRASGGNMLWGGGPAYGVKSIRSKKKYLNINLIDIIDFISIIPNPINRIAFSRNTRHLSHTSKEIHSLIRKRKNVNGDWIDDKIESWVSNSDSIDDKEREFLVQFSTLTTEKRIDQILLSLTHSDHLSKNDSGYQMIEQPGAIYLRYLVDIHKKYLMNYEFNTSCLAERRIFLAHYQTITYSQTSCGANSFHFPSHGKPFSLRLALSLSRGILVIGSIGTGRSYLVKYLATNSYVPFITVFLNKFLANKPKGFLVDDSDDIDDSDDIDDSDDRDFDTELALLTMMNALTMDMMPEIDRFYITLQFELAKAMSPCIIWIPNIHDLDVNESNYLSLGLLVNYLSRDCERCSTRNILVIASTHIPQKVDPALIAPNKLNTCIKIRRLLIPQQRKHFFTLSYTRGFHLEKKMFHTNGFGSITMGSNVRDLVALTNEALSISITQKKSIIDTNIIRSALHRQTWDLRSQVRSVQDHGILFYQIGRAVAQNVLLSNCSIDPISIYMKKKSCNEGDSYLYKWYFELGTSMKKLTILLYLLSCSAGSVAQDLWSLPRPDEKNGITSYGLVENDSDLVHGLLEAEGAPVGSSRTEKDCSQFDNDRVTLLLRPEPRNPLDMMQNGSCSIVDQRFLYEQYESEFEEGEGVLDPQRIEEDLFNHIVWAPRIWRPWGFLFDCIERPNELGFPYWVRSFRGKRIIYDEEDGLQENDSEFLQSGTMQYQTRDRSSKEQGFFRISQFIWDPADPLFFLFKDQPVFSHREFFADEEMSKGLLTSQTDLPTSIYKRWFIKNTQERYFELLIHRQRWLRTNSSLSNGFFRSNTPSESYQYLSKLFLSNGTLLDQMTKTLLRKRWLFPDEMKIGFM